A genome region from Urocitellus parryii isolate mUroPar1 chromosome X, mUroPar1.hap1, whole genome shotgun sequence includes the following:
- the Gpr173 gene encoding putative G-protein coupled receptor 173 produces the protein MANTTGEPEEVSGALSPPSASAYVKLVLLGLIMCVSLAGNAILSLLVLKERALHKAPYYFLLDLCLADGIRSAVCFPFVLASVRHGSSWTFSALSCKIVAFMAVLFCFHAAFMLFCISVTRYMAIAHHRFYAKRMTLWTCAAVICMAWTLSVAMAFPPVFDVGTYKFIREEDQCIFEHRYFKANDTLGFMLMLAVLMAATHAVYGKLLLFEYRHRKMKPVQMVPAISQNWTFHGPGATGQAAANWIAGFGRGPMPPTLLGIRQNGHAASRRLLGMDEVKGEKQLGRMFYAITLLFLLLWSPYIVACYWRVFVKACAVPHRYLATAVWMSFAQAAVNPIVCFLLNKDLKKCLRTHAPCWGTGGAPAPREPYCVM, from the coding sequence ATGGCCAACACCACCGGAGAGCCCGAGGAGGTGAGCGGCGCACTGTCCCCGCCGTCAGCATCGGCTTACGTGAAGCTGGTGCTGCTGGGACTGATCATGTGCGTGAGCCTTGCGGGCAACGCCATCTTGTCCCTGCTGGTGCTCAAGGAGCGTGCCCTGCACAAGGCTCCTTACTACTTTCTGCTGGACCTGTGCCTAGCTGATGGCATACGCTCTGCCGTCTGCTTCCCTTTTGTGCTGGCTTCTGTGCGCCACGGCTCCTCATGGACCTTCAGTGCACTGAGCTGTAAGATTGTGGCCTTTATGGCTGTGCTCTTTTGCTTCCATGCGGCCTTCATGCTGTTCTGCATCAGCGTTACCCGCTACATGGCCATTGCCCACCACCGCTTCTACGCCAAGCGCATGACACTCTGGACATGCGCAGCTGTCATCTGCATGGCCTGGACTCTGTCTGTGGCCATGGCCTTCCCACCCGTCTTCGACGTGGGCACCTACAAGTTTATCCGGGAGGAGGACCAATGCATCTTTGAGCATCGCTACTTCAAGGCCAATGACACGCTGGGCTTCATGCTTATGTTGGCCGTGCTCATGGCAGCCACACATGCTGTCTATGGCAAGCTGCTCCTCTTCGAGTACCGTCACCGCAAGATGAAGCCAGTGCAGATGGTGCCAGCCATTAGCCAGAACTGGACATTCCATGGCCCTGGGGCCACAGGCCAGGCTGCTGCCAACTGGATCGCCGGCTTTGGCCGTGGGCCCATGCCACCAACCCTGCTGGGTATCCGGCAGAATGGGCATGCGGCCAGCCGGCGGCTGCTGGGCATGGACGAGGTCAAGGGTGAAAAGCAGCTGGGTCGCATGTTCTACGCGATCACACtgctcttcctgctcctctggTCACCCTACATCGTGGCCTGCTACTGGCGAGTGTTTGTGAAAGCCTGTGCTGTGCCCCACCGCTACCTGGCCACCGCTGTTTGGATGAGCTTCGCCCAGGCTGCTGTCAACCCAATCGTCTGCTTCCTGCTCAACAAGGACCTCAAGAAGTGCCTGAGGACTCATGCCCCTTGCTGGGGCACAGGAGGTGCCCCGGCTCCCAGAGAACCCTACTGTGTCATGTGA